In Campylobacter porcelli, the sequence GTAAATTTCAGGTTCATTTTTTGGGTCTAAATTTATACATTTTGCATAGCAACCACCTTCAAAGTTAAACACTCCCTCATCATCCCAGCCATGCTCGTCATCGCCTATTAATGCTCTATTTGGGTCTGTTGAAAGTGTAGTTTTGCCAGTGCCACTTAAGCCAAAAAATAGAGCCGTATCCCCATCTTTGCCGACATTTGCAGAGCAGTGCATAGATAGCTTATTTTCTAGCGGTAGCCAATAATTCATCATAGAAAATATCCCCTTTTTCATCTCGCCACCATACCAAGTGCCGCCTATTACAGCGATATTTTCTTCTATGTTAAAGATTACAAAAACTTCTGAGTTTAATCCATCTTTTTTATACTCATCATTAACGCATTTACAAGCATTATATACTACAAAATCAGGGGTAAAGTTAGCTAGTTCAGACTCGCTAGGGCGGATAAACATATTTTTGACAAAGTGTGCTTGCCACGCAACTTCAGTTACAAATCTTACACTTTTGCGACTTGCTAAGCTAGAGCCACAGTAGGCATCTTGGATATAGATATTTTTACCGCTTAGTTGGGATTTTGCTTTGGCAAGGAGTTTATCAAATGTCTCTTTTGTCATAGGTTGATTGACTTTTCCCCATGCTAGATATTTATTGCTTGGGTCTTGATTAACAAAATATTTATCTTTAGGACTGCGACCTGTGAAAATTCCAGTATCTACGCTAAAGGTTCCGTTGTCTGTGATATAGCCTTCATTGTTAGCTTTTTCATGAGCAAAAAGCTCATCATAGCTTAGATTATGATAGATCTCTTTGATATTATTTAACCCTAGCTTATCTAAATCCTTTATCATATTTTTACCTTTTTTACAAAATTAAAATTTGATTTATTTTATTATTTTTTAGCTTAATTTTTGGTTTTATTTTAGAATTTTTGATAATAAATTTTATAATTTAATAAAAGCCGCCAGCTTTGGCAGCTTTAATACTATTTTAGTTTGATTAGGAGTTGGCCATCTTCTACGGTTTGACCTTGAGATATGAGTATTTCTTCTATTTCGCCATCGCATTCAGCCTTGATAGGAATTTCCATTTTCATCGCTTCTAGGATTACTACAGTTTGACCTGATTGGACGCTATCTCCTGTATTTACTAGAATTTTAAACACACCAGCTGACATAGTAGCTATAATCTCATTTGAAGCACCTGTTGAGCTTACTATTTTTGGCTCAGATTTGCTCTCTTTATGTTCGCTAGGCTTAGCTAGAGTTATGGATTTGATACTAAAATTATTAAATCCATCTGCAACTTCTACATTGTAGTTATTACCATTTACCGTTACGCTAAATTGATTTGAGCTAGATTTTGTAGTAGCTTTTGGCATATCGCTATTTTTGCGTACCATTACTTTACCTTCGCCTTTTAGGTAGGCTATGCCTTTTTCCTTACATGCAGCAGCTATAAAGATATTTTCTTCAGTTGTCTCTAAGCCCTCTTTTTCTAATAGTGATTTTGTATAGGCTATAGATTTTGTCTCATCTTTATCGGCAATATCGATTGCTGCAGCGGTGGTAGGCTCTAAATTTAATTGTTTAGCAGCAAGTTCTACAATGTGGCTATCTGGAGTAACTGGGGTTTTACCAAAATAGCCTAAAACCATCTTACCATAGCCTTCTGCTATCTTTTTCCAAGGGCCAAATATTACATTATTAAATGCTTGTTGGAAGTAAAATTGGCTAACAGGGGTTACGCTCGTGCCATATCCGCCTTTTTCTACAACCTCTCTCATAGCTTTTATCACTGCTGGAAATTTATCTAAAATATTATTATCTCTCATCATTTGAGTATTTGCTGTAAGTGCACCGCCAGGCATAGGAGAAAATGGTATTAATGGGCTAACTTGAGTAGCTTCAGGTGGCATAAAATAATCTTTTAAACACTCATGTAAGACTTCTTCATATTTTAAAATTTTATCAACTTCCAATCCGCCTAGATCGTAGTTTTTACCTTTTACAGCGTGAAGCATTGTAAGAATATCAGGCTGACTTGTTCCACCGCTTACTGGAGAAGCGGCTAAATCTATACCATCAGCACCAGCTTCAAGTGCAGCTAAATAACAAGCGATACTTACCCCAGCAGTTTCGTGAGTATGAAGTCTAAGATGGATATCATCGCCTAGTAGATTTCTAGCCATTTTGATAGTTTGATATACCTTTTCAGGGCTACTTGTCCCGCTTGCATCTTTAAAGCAGACGCTATTAAATTCAATTCCGCTATCTAAAATTTCTCTTAAGCATTTTTCGTAAAACTTAGCATCATGAGCACCAACGCAGTTTGGCGGTAGATCCATCATTGTTACTACAACTTCGTGCTTTAGTCCGTGATGTTTGATTCTTTGAGCGCTATATTCTAAATTCTTAACATCATTTAGGGCATCAAAGTTGCGAATTGTGGTTGTCCCATGCTTGGCAAAGAGTTTTGCGTGAAGATCTACTAGCTCACGACTTCCAGTATCTAGTGTTACGGTATTTACGCCACGAGATAGAGTTTGTAGATTAGCGTCTTTTCCAGCGACTTCTCTAAATTTATCCATCATTGTAAAGGCATCTTCGTTTAGATAAAAATATAAGCTTTGAAATCTAGCTCCACCGCCAAATTCAAAGTGATTTATACCAGCTTCTTTAGCAGCACTTACTGCTGGTAAAAAGTCATCCATCAAGACTCTTGCACCAAATACAGACTGAAAACCATCTCTAAAAGTAGTATCCATAACATCAATAAATTTTTTTGCCATATCTTTCCTTTTTTAAATTTTACTTATAATTTGATAAGCTCCAATTAGCAAAATCGCAAGCGGAGCAACATAGCGGAGTGTAAAATACCAAATCTCAAACCATTGTCTAGACATAAATCCTGAAAATAGAGTAAATAATCCTTCCTTTTTAAGAATGTAACCAACAAAAATACTAAATGTCAAAGCACCAAGTGGCATTAAAATATTTGAAGTTAGTAAGTCTAATATATCAAAAAATGCTACTGGCTTTTCATTATTTATAGCTAATGCTGGAATGCTAAAATAGTTACTTGTAACTTCGTAATATGATAAAATACAAAATATACCTAAAAGATATACAAATATACCAATTATAGCTATAGCGTTGTTTCTACTGATATTAAATTTATGTATCAAATATAGAGTAAATGGCTCTATCATAGATACAGCTGAGGTAATACCTGCAAAAAGTAGCGAGGCAAAAAAGGCAATTGCAAGTATATTTCCTATAATTCCCATTTGAGCAAATAAAGATGCAAGTGATATAAAGATTAATCCAGGTCCATCGCTAGCTGGCTGACCATCAATAATAGGGATAAATGAGAATACTACAAGCCCCATCATAATGCCAATTAAGATATTAATAAAGATAATTGAGAGAGTGGATTTAATCAAATTTGCCCCATCTGGCAAACTAGCTGCATATGTAGCCACCGTCCCAACGCCCATTGACATGGAGAAAAATGCTAATCCTAAGGCTTGTAATATTAACTGAGGATTTAAAAGCTTACTAAAATCTGGAATAAAAATAAAATTTAAAGCCTTAGTAAAGTTGCCACTAGCAAAGATCGCATAGAGCAAAAGTCCCACAAGAAGTATAAAAAGTGATGGCATCATCCATATATTTAGCTTTTCAATGCCGCTTTTAATCCCTTTAGAAACCACATAAAATACGATTAAAAACACAATACTAAAGCATACAAATACATTTAAAAAATCGTTTTTAATAAGGGCACCAAAGGCATTAGCGGCCTCTTGAGTGCTTTGCGGTAGAGTATCAAAAGATAAAAATATGTATCTTAAAATCCATCCGATAACAATCATATAAAATGACGCTATTAAAATCGCAGTTAGCATAAAAAATCCAGCAAATCCCCAAGCTCGTTTATGCTTAGGTGCTAGCTTTGTGAGCGAATTTACAATATCAGTACCACCTAATCTACCAATAGCAAGCTCAGCCAAAAAGACCACGACAGCCACTCCAAGAGTAAGGATAATATATAGCAAGATAAATGCCGAACCGCCATTATTTCCTACCATTGTGGGGAATTTCCACGCATTTCCTAGCCCAACGGCACTTCCAGCCATCGCTAAAACAAAGCCAATTTTTGAAAATTTCTCTATCATCTTTCCCCTTGAGCTAAATATGCTAAGTTTATCAAATTTTTTCTTTTTATACACTTTTTTTTATAAATTTTTTTTATTAAGTTGATTTTTTTGCTTTTTGTGTAACTTTTTGAAATTTGCTATTAATATTTTTGGTTAATTACTTAAATTTAATCAAAAGGATAAATAATGGTATGCCCGGTATGTAAAATGCGGATTTAGTGATGAGTGAAAGAAGTGGAGTGGAGATTGATTATTGTCCAAAATGCCGTGGCGTGTGGCTAGATCGTGGAGAGCTTGATAAGATTATTGAAAGATCAATGCCAAATTCTAGGCAAAATGAGTATTTTAGTGGTAAAAAAGAGCATGAACCACGCAAAGATGAGAGAATATACTATGATGATGGCTATCATAGCAGCTATCGCAAGAAGAAAAAAGAGAGCTTTTTATCAGGGCTTTTTGATTTTTAAATTTAGATTAAATGAGAATTTGAAATTTAGGAGAAAATAGTGAAAAATAATTGCTTGGGGGGGGGGTATTACTAGATCTATCTTTTGTAGTGCCTTGCTACAATGAGAGTTTAAATTTAGATGATTTTTACTTGCAAATTTTAAATCAAATTGCTATTATTAATAAGCAAAATTCCAAACAAATTAGTTGCGAATTTATATTTATCAATGATGGTAGCACCGATAATACTTTAAAAATTTTAAGAAATTTAGCTTTAAAAGATAATAGAATTAAAATTTTAAATTTTTCAAGAAATTTTGGCAAAGAGGCTGCTATTTTAGCTGGACTTCAAAATAGCAGTGCTAAGGCTACTATTTTGATTGATACAGACTTATAAAATCCAGTGGAGCTAATCCCTAAAATGTATCAAAATTTTATAACACAAAATATAGATATGATATGTGTCAGACGGATAGATAGAAAAGGCGAGAGTAAGCTTAGGGCTATTTTTAGCGATATGTTTTTATAAAATCAGCCGTTTTATGAGCGAAATTTCTCTTAAAAGTGGGGTTAGGGATTTTCGCTTGATGAGTAAAGGAGTGGTAGATGCGATATTACAACTTAGCGAATATCACCGGTTTTCTAAGGCGATTTTTGAGTGGGTTGGATTTTCTAAAATTTATTTAGAATATGAGTATATCCCCAGAAATGCTGGAAGTAGTGGATGGAGCTTTTGGAAGCTTTTTAAATATGGAATTGAAGGGTTGATTAGCTTTTCTACAACCACTTAGACTAGCTTTTATTTTAGGGTTTGGGGCTGTTTTGGTGCTTTTATCTATATGATTATTTTGATTTTTGATACTTTGATATATGGAAATGCCGTTAGAGGTTATCCATCTTCGATGTGTGTGATTATATTTTTTAGCGGTATTATTTTGATTGTTTTGGGGATAATTGGAGAGTATATAGCTAGGATTTATGAGCAGGTGAAAAATCGCCCAAACTATATTTTAAAGGATAGAAATGAATTTAAAAATTAAATATTTAAATTTATCCATTTTTGGCGTTTTGTTTGCTATTTTGCTTTTCTTAAATTTGCTCTATCCAGCACAAGCTGATGATTATACGCTATATCAAAGTGCTTTAAATGGCAATTTTTTGTCAACTTATTTTAAATGGAATGGCAGAATTGGAGAAATATTATTTTCTGGGTATTTTGCGAAATTTGCCTTTAGTCCTATTTTTGATATTATTAATGCGATTATTGGGACGGCTTTTTTATTTTTGGGATTTTTGCTGTGTTTTGGAAGGGTTATAAGAGATAAAGCAGATATAGTTTTACTTGCTTTGTGGTTTGCAATTTTAGGGCTTTTTGGATATTTTGGCTCGATATTTTTATGGGGTGCTGGAAGTGTAAATTACCTATGGGGAGTTACTTTGATTTTTATATTTTGCCTCCCTTATCGATTATTTTGGGATCAAATTTATAATCATACTCAAAAGAGTAGTCATAGCGTATTTGTAAATTTTATTTGGTTGGGTTTTGGATTTTTAGCATTTTTAGCTGGTATGGCGAGTGAATTTATAGGAGTTATGATTATTTTTGCAACTACTATTAGCTTTATTTACGCAAAATATCATAAAATATCTTTGCCATTTTGGCAAATTTGGGGATTTTTTGGTTTTGTGGTTGGCTGGATAACTCTATTTTTATCACCAGGGAGCAATAAACGAGCAGAGATTGCGAATTTTATGAGTTTGGGTGAGTTTTTTGACCTATCATTTTTAGATAAAATTATTACTATAAATCAAGCATTAGATCATAATTATTCTGATATATTTGTGATTTTTCTTATCTCTTTTTCTATATTTTATATATTTAAAAATCAGATTAAATTTAAATCATATCGCTGGATTATAGCTATTTTATTAACTGGCGTTGCGGCTATTTTTGCAAAGCATATTTGTGCTGCTTTGGTCTTTGCTATTTTGTTATTGATGATGAGAAATTTAGCTATAAAAGATAAATTTTACTATATTTTTATCGCTCTATTTTTGCTTTGAATCTTTATGGGAGTTGTGCTGTTTGGGCTTATAGAAGGTGTGCCAAAACGAACTAGCGTAGTAAGAGATATTGTTTTGATGGCTATTATCATTTTAATATTTAAAGAGTTGTATAACGAATATAGCAAAATAATTAGCCTTATAAGCTTTTCTTTATTTATATGTAGCGTAATATTTGTTAGCTATCATAGCTATAAGACATATTTGAGCCAAAAGGCGATAAATCAAGAGATTATCGCTCAAAAAATAGCTGGTAAAAGCGATATTGTAATACCTAAAAAATTAATTTATAAATCGAAAAAATTTATAGATTTTGGCAATTTGCAAGAGGATTTAAACCACTGGATAAATCAAGCAGTAGCTAATCATCATAATATACAAAGTATATCTATAAAATGAGAGATATTATCATTTATGGTTTAGTTGGAGTGGTAAATACTTTTGTTGGACTTGGGAGCGTCCTTGTCTTAACATATTTTGGCTTTGTTGCTGAGATGGCAAATTTTTTGGGTTATGTGATTGGGGTTTGCTTATCATACTTTTTAAATAGCAAATTTACTTTCAAAACCAAAAATTCGCCACTTAAAGCGATTAAATTTGCCATATCTATGGGATTTGCGTATTGTTTAAATTTGCTATTTTTATATATGAGTTATAGGGTATATGATATAGATGTCTATCTAGCTCAATGCGTAGCTGGTATTATATATACTATTAGTGGATTTTTGCTTTGTAGATATTTTGTTTTTTTAAAATAGATATAATTTGCATTTTAAAATAAAATATAAGGCAAAATATGAAATACCAAAAGTTAAATGAGTTATCAAAATCTTTTAAAAATGAGCTAAATCAGCTCTATAAAGATATGGATAATCCTATAATCTTACAAGGCTTAAATATAGCAAATTTACCAAATAATAGCCAAGCCAAAACAGCCATAACAGATAGAATAGTCTCTCTTAGAGCTTCATCTGTCGAAAATGAGCTAAAAAAGTTAAATTTAAGTAAAGAAAAAATCAAGGAAATTAACTCAAATTTATATGATTATGTGAGTAAATTTTATATAGATAGATTTACAAAAATGCTAAATCTTATAAGCCAAGATGAGCTTTTAAGCGAATTTGAGATGGAGCTTTTGTGGGGTGTGCATAGAATTGGTATAGCCATTACGAATATGCAAAAAGTATGGCAAAGTCATATAATAGATGGTATAAATGAGGAGTTTGGGCTTAAGTTTCCAACCATCGCTCAAGCTATGAAATTTATAGGTGATAATGCTTTGTATCAGCTTAGTAGCGATGGATTAAAATGCGATAGGGTTTATGGAGCGGTCGTAAAAGATGGTAGCAAGTATAAAATGGTACCATATATCACAGCCTTTGCTAGTGAGTGCGAGGCGGTTGTGAGTGAATTTGAAAACACTATAAATTCATTAAAGCCTTTAGCAAAATCCAATCAAGATAAGGCATATATAATCTACCTTGAAGCTTTAAAATCTGCGTTTAATGAGAGAGATAATGATAAAGTCATATCAAAATGGCAAGATGCAGAAAGAGCCTGGATGCAAACTCGCTCAGCTATACAGATCGGTCATCCACTAGAGTATTATGAAGATGCTTACACGCACGCCGTAGCCTTGGAGTGGGATATAAGATTAAGCTCTCGAAGCGATATTGATGAGAATAAATTGAAAAACAATATAAAAGATAGCTTTGATAAAATTTACTCTCAAATAGAGCCTAAAAATCCAAATATGGTAAGCTTAGTCCATTCTAATATTGATAAAACTCAGCTTTATATAAGCACTCCAATGCTCTATTATGGTGCGGAATTTAATGGGCTTTTCTCAGCACAAGTGGTGCCAAATGATGAGCTTGTAAGCAGCGAGTGCGGTAAGAAGATATTTGCTTTTGTGGATTTTGTCTATCAAAACTCTAAAGCCAAGCCGTTTATGAAGTTAGCAAGTGAAATTTTTGATAGAGAATTTTTGAATTATGGGCGTGAAATTTTATTTAAAAATGAGAAAATTTGGAAGCGTGTTTATGAAATTTCCACTATCGGTCATGAGTTTGGGCATATACTATTTATGGATAGCGATAGCGAAAATCTTATGAATATTGGTGGAGAATTTAAATTTATTGAGGAGTATAAGGCTACAACCGGAGGGCTTATTAACTTCTTTTTACATGAAGAAAAGGAGCTGATTTTGCCGGTATTTTACGAACTAATCAAAAGAAGCATAGGGCTAATAGCTTGGCAAAAAGTGGTCGAGACTAGGGCGTATTATTGCGAGGTATTGATACATTTATCATTGCTATTTAGAGCTGGAGTGCTTAGTTTTGATGGGGTTAGATTGGTTGTTGATTTTAATTATCAAAGTTATGAAAAATTTAAAAATTTAGCCTTACAAAACTACATCAATCTTGCTGATTTTTATACTAAAAAGCTCAATGCTAGTGAATTTTTAGCTAAATTTGCTTATTTTGATGGGGAGATTTATTTGCCAACTGATATTGAAGTTGCTAATTTTGTTAAGTACTATTATAGTAGGTATGAGGCAATTGGCAACGAAATTGATGAGAGCGATGAGTGGCAAAAGTGGCAAAATGCGTGATTAAATCCCAATAATTTCTAGGATAATACAATTTGTATTTTGGCAATTGCTAGAAGCGATTAAAACTTTTAAAATCTTGCTACTACTTTTTAATCAAAATTTTCGCAATAGTAAAACAACCTAAATGGTTGTTTTATGACGAAAATTTGGAATAAAAATTAAATTTGAAGCAACAAAAAACTCGAAAGAGTTTTTTGTTGCGAAAATTTTGAAAAAGCCTTTCAAGGTTGCTGAGCTATCGCTCAGATTTTAATAAGGGTAACCCTACAAAGTAGGGACTTCAGTGTGTTTCCAAAACCAGCGAATGCGACGGCTTTAGCCGAGGTTTCTGTGAAAGGATCCCCTTTGGTCGCAAAGTGGGGCTTTACAGAAACCACCCCTTCGGGGTCGCATTCGCTGGTTTTGCTCCACTGCGAAGTTAGAAATAAAACAATAATTTAAACCTGTGCGAAGCACAGATTAAATTATTGTAACAATCTTAATATATTTTGTTGGACAGCGTTGGCTTGGCTCATGGCGTAGCTACCACTTTGAGCTAGGATATTGAATTTAGAGAAATTTGCACTCTCACTAGCAAAATCCACATCCCTTATCTGACTTTCAGCTGATTTGACATTGACTTGAGTAACTGTTATGTTATTGATAGTTGCTACTAATTGGTTTTGGACTGAACCTAGATCTGCTCTTAGTTTATCCAAAGTTTTTCTAGCTGATTCAGCTACATCCACCATAGCTTGAGCACCACCATAGGTATTTACCCCACCGGCTTGATTGCCATATCCAGCAGCATTTGAAGCGCCACCATCGAAAAATCCCATAGCTTTAGCCATTGAAACATCGATAGTTCCAGAATTCATATATTTCAAATTTACACTAGCTTGATTATAAGCTTGAGATGCCACAGATGCATTTGTTATCAAGGCAGTACTGAAATTTAAACCAGAAATTGTAGACATACCTTGTAAGCCAACTTTAATATCCCTAGCATCTTGGCGGACAAATGTGATTTGACCTAAATAAACTAAACCTTGACTATGTCCACCGGCACTACCATTAGAAAATCCAGCATGAAAACCAGCATAACTACCAGTACCAGAAATTGTTCCAATTCTAATAGACCTACCATCTTTGGCCGCTAAGACTAGTTTGCCATTATCTAAGCTAGCTTCTACACCTGTTTCATCCTTTTTAGCGTTGATTGCTGCGATTAAGGTATTATCGCTATCGTTGGCTTTTACGGTAATATTACCTATTTTTACACCATTGATAACAAGACCTTGTATAGTTCCAGCCTCTACCGCTTTACTCATAACTTGAGTATTATTTACATTTACTTTTACACCAGTTTTATCACTTACACCATTCATCATTTCGGCTACAGCTTTGTAACCATCAGTTTGAAATGTTGAAGCATCTATTTTTTGAAATGTATAACCACTAGGATATCCATCAATTCCACTAAGTTTTACTTCAATTGCAGTAACTTGAGAAATTTGTGATATGGCAGCATTACTTGTAGTCTCAAACCTAGTATGCCCAATTGTATTTGAGTTTGTAGCACCGATACTTACTTTAGCTGTTTCATTACTATAAGCACCTATTTGGAAGTTTTTATTAGAGAAGTTACCATTTAAGAGTTGTTGGCCATTAAAGCTTGTAGTAGTAGCTATCATATCTAGCTCTTCAAGAAGTCTTGAGATATCATTTTGAAGGGCTCTTCTTGAATCACTATTTTGACCATCTTGAGCTGCTTGGATAGCTTTGGTTTTAATAGTATCTAGTATTTTAATCTGTTCATCCATAGCTTTATCAGCTGTTTGAACTATACCTATTGCGTCATTACCATTAGATATAGCTTGACCTAATGAGTTGGCTTGAGATTTTAAGCTATCAGCAATAACTAAGCCAGAAGCATCATCAGCTGCTGTTTGAATTCTAAGGCCTGAACTAAGGCGACCAAGTGAGCTAGTAAGCTCTCTATCTGTGATTTGTGAGTTAGCATGAGCATTCATCGCTGCTATGTTAGTGTTGATTCTAAAACTCATATTTGATCCTTTTTAAAAGATTTAAGCTTAATCCTTTGCTTAAGCATATTTCATTATATCGCACGAAAGATTAAAATATTAATATGGGGGGGGGAATTTAACACTTTTTTTAAAAAAAGTGCAAATTTAATATAAATTTTTCAAATTTTCATTAAATTTGGCTTAAATTTAATAAATTACTCTAGATATTAACCAGATGAAAATTTAAGAAAATTTATAAATTTAGGCTGTGAGATAAATTTGTAATGATAATATTATTAAAATTAGCTTAGGATTATGATTAAGCCAATCCAAGCTTGTAAATTAGACTATCTCGCATTTGGTAGTAATTGTTTTTTGATATTCTTATGTAATTTAAGAGCTTATAAATTTGCTATTTTTTAAATTTAAGTAAATATTTAGATAAAAAAAAGGGGGTAAGGAGCTAGATCTTAAGAGCAATAAGTGCAAAATATATGACAATAGACCGCTAATTTGCCGTATTGATGAAATGTATGGTTTATTTAATAAGATTTGGAGTAGAGAGAAGTTTTATTCCATTAATGCTAAGGCTTGTAATGAAGGCTTGAAAACATTGATGAGAATTTCAGAATAAAAGAAGAATTTTAAGGAGATAATATGCCAATTACCATTAATACCTATAGTAGCTGGTTGGATAGTAGATTCAGTTGGAGCTATAGAAAGAAGTGAAGAGCAAAATATGTATTTTTACGCTGTTGGTGCCTTTAAATCTACTCAAGATAAAACAAATCAATCATTTGAGCAACTCGGAGAAGAGAAGCAAAAAGCCCTTAACGGGTCTTTAGAGCGCTTTGCAGCACTAATTACTAGACTGGAAGTTGCCAACGATGATTATACAGTAGAAATCAATGGCAAAGATATTGAGCTTGCTAAAATTGGCTATAGTGTGTTTGAACTAAGTTCTATGTTAAATGGTGTGATTGCTCCTGGTGGAGCTGGTACTTTGGCTGGACTTGATGCTTTTGGTCGCTATTTTCTATTGAAATTGTGGTAAAATTTTAAACATTTTTTAGGAGACTACAATGGCGGAATTTAATGAAAAAAAACTACAAAAGTTTTTTGCTGAGTTTGAAAAGGCTTATAATGAGTATGAAAACAAAGTAAAAGAGCGTAGGGCTCGTGGAATTCATGATTATAATATTTTTGATGTGCTTGAAACAAAAGAGGTAAAACACTCAAAATTTATAGCCTCTTTGCTAGACCCAAAGGGACTGCATTATCAAGGCGATTTATTTTTGCGTGAGTTTATAAATGCTTGTGGTATAAGTGATTTTGGACTTGATGCTTCAAATGCGCTAGTTTATAGAGAATATAAAAATATTGATATTTATATAACCGATGGCGATAAACACATAATGATAGAAAATAAACTCTGGACTGGCGACCACAATGAACAAATCGCAAGATATATACGAACTATTATAGGCGAAATAGGCGAACAAAACGAAGATTCATTAAGCGAAATTTGTGAGAGAATTTTGGTTTTATATCTTACACCTTCTGATGATGTAATTAAAAAGTTAGATGGAATTGATGAAGTCAAAAATGATTCTTTGATAATCGACAATAATGAAATCGCTTTTAAACACATTTCTTATAAGAAAGAAATTATAGAGTGGTTGTGCAGAGTAAAAGATGAAATTACGAATTTGATGGATTTAACCGCGATAATTTCACAATACGAAAAAGCAGTAAAAATATTAACAAATCAAGGAGAAAAAATGGCGAATGATATAGTAAAAGAGCAAATTAGAAGCAACTATGAGCTTTGTGCTGCAATATACGATAATTTTAAAAGCGTAGAAATAGAATTAACAAATAACTTTTTTGAAAAAGTTTATAGCGAGCTAAACAATAATTTGGAAATTCAAGATAATTGGAAATTGTCATTTAATAAGTTTGAAAATAAAAATATTTGTGTTATCGAAATAACACCAGAAGAACTAAAATATAATAAATATGTTAGATTTGTTGTAGAAAGAAAAACGAATGAGATATTATATGGTTTTCTTAAAAACAATGAAGAAATCAAACTAAAAGACATGAATATACAGGCACAATATTATGATTGGTATTTAGCTGGTGATTTTGC encodes:
- the pckA gene encoding phosphoenolpyruvate carboxykinase (ATP), which produces MKDLDKLGLNNIKEIYHNLSYDELFAHEKANNEGYITDNGTFSVDTGIFTGRSPKDKYFVNQDPSNKYLAWGKVNQPMTKETFDKLLAKAKSQLSGKNIYIQDAYCGSSLASRKSVRFVTEVAWQAHFVKNMFIRPSESELANFTPDFVVYNACKCVNDEYKKDGLNSEVFVIFNIEENIAVIGGTWYGGEMKKGIFSMMNYWLPLENKLSMHCSANVGKDGDTALFFGLSGTGKTTLSTDPNRALIGDDEHGWDDEGVFNFEGGCYAKCINLDPKNEPEIYAAIKRDALLENVCIDKNGVVDYSDDSKTENTRVSYPIEHIPNHEPTLKAGHPKNIIFLTADAFGILPPVSKLTKEQAMYYFLSGYTAKVAGTERGITEPQATFSACFGEPFMPLHPTVYARLLGEKIDKHNVNVYLVNTGWSGGAYGVGKRMSIKATRACINAILDGSIEQCEFENFDKFNLAIPKSLDGVEANLLNPINTWSNKDEYIVSRDNLANMFINNFKRYEDVAEGVQFSKAGPAI
- a CDS encoding biotin/lipoyl-containing protein; the encoded protein is MAKKFIDVMDTTFRDGFQSVFGARVLMDDFLPAVSAAKEAGINHFEFGGGARFQSLYFYLNEDAFTMMDKFREVAGKDANLQTLSRGVNTVTLDTGSRELVDLHAKLFAKHGTTTIRNFDALNDVKNLEYSAQRIKHHGLKHEVVVTMMDLPPNCVGAHDAKFYEKCLREILDSGIEFNSVCFKDASGTSSPEKVYQTIKMARNLLGDDIHLRLHTHETAGVSIACYLAALEAGADGIDLAASPVSGGTSQPDILTMLHAVKGKNYDLGGLEVDKILKYEEVLHECLKDYFMPPEATQVSPLIPFSPMPGGALTANTQMMRDNNILDKFPAVIKAMREVVEKGGYGTSVTPVSQFYFQQAFNNVIFGPWKKIAEGYGKMVLGYFGKTPVTPDSHIVELAAKQLNLEPTTAAAIDIADKDETKSIAYTKSLLEKEGLETTEENIFIAAACKEKGIAYLKGEGKVMVRKNSDMPKATTKSSSNQFSVTVNGNNYNVEVADGFNNFSIKSITLAKPSEHKESKSEPKIVSSTGASNEIIATMSAGVFKILVNTGDSVQSGQTVVILEAMKMEIPIKAECDGEIEEILISQGQTVEDGQLLIKLK
- a CDS encoding sodium-dependent transporter, translated to MIEKFSKIGFVLAMAGSAVGLGNAWKFPTMVGNNGGSAFILLYIILTLGVAVVVFLAELAIGRLGGTDIVNSLTKLAPKHKRAWGFAGFFMLTAILIASFYMIVIGWILRYIFLSFDTLPQSTQEAANAFGALIKNDFLNVFVCFSIVFLIVFYVVSKGIKSGIEKLNIWMMPSLFILLVGLLLYAIFASGNFTKALNFIFIPDFSKLLNPQLILQALGLAFFSMSMGVGTVATYAASLPDGANLIKSTLSIIFINILIGIMMGLVVFSFIPIIDGQPASDGPGLIFISLASLFAQMGIIGNILAIAFFASLLFAGITSAVSMIEPFTLYLIHKFNISRNNAIAIIGIFVYLLGIFCILSYYEVTSNYFSIPALAINNEKPVAFFDILDLLTSNILMPLGALTFSIFVGYILKKEGLFTLFSGFMSRQWFEIWYFTLRYVAPLAILLIGAYQIISKI
- a CDS encoding glycosyltransferase, with translation MLGGGVLLDLSFVVPCYNESLNLDDFYLQILNQIAIINKQNSKQISCEFIFINDGSTDNTLKILRNLALKDNRIKILNFSRNFGKEAAILAGLQNSSAKATILIDTDL
- a CDS encoding GtrA family protein, translating into MRDIIIYGLVGVVNTFVGLGSVLVLTYFGFVAEMANFLGYVIGVCLSYFLNSKFTFKTKNSPLKAIKFAISMGFAYCLNLLFLYMSYRVYDIDVYLAQCVAGIIYTISGFLLCRYFVFLK
- the ciaB gene encoding invasion protein CiaB; this encodes MKYQKLNELSKSFKNELNQLYKDMDNPIILQGLNIANLPNNSQAKTAITDRIVSLRASSVENELKKLNLSKEKIKEINSNLYDYVSKFYIDRFTKMLNLISQDELLSEFEMELLWGVHRIGIAITNMQKVWQSHIIDGINEEFGLKFPTIAQAMKFIGDNALYQLSSDGLKCDRVYGAVVKDGSKYKMVPYITAFASECEAVVSEFENTINSLKPLAKSNQDKAYIIYLEALKSAFNERDNDKVISKWQDAERAWMQTRSAIQIGHPLEYYEDAYTHAVALEWDIRLSSRSDIDENKLKNNIKDSFDKIYSQIEPKNPNMVSLVHSNIDKTQLYISTPMLYYGAEFNGLFSAQVVPNDELVSSECGKKIFAFVDFVYQNSKAKPFMKLASEIFDREFLNYGREILFKNEKIWKRVYEISTIGHEFGHILFMDSDSENLMNIGGEFKFIEEYKATTGGLINFFLHEEKELILPVFYELIKRSIGLIAWQKVVETRAYYCEVLIHLSLLFRAGVLSFDGVRLVVDFNYQSYEKFKNLALQNYINLADFYTKKLNASEFLAKFAYFDGEIYLPTDIEVANFVKYYYSRYEAIGNEIDESDEWQKWQNA